AGGAATATGAAGTGCTCCTGGAAGTAAGTTAGCTTCTGGAGATCTCAATGAAGGTTCGTGACAGAGCCCGAAACTCCACTCCTTTGACTTCATATCCAGGGATCTTTTGAACCCAACATTTTCTTGATCTTATGTGGACGAGACTGATGGTCCTTTATCAATGCTGTCAATGATCCTTATGCTTTCAGGCTTCCCACACAGTTACTTACATATGCTCCAGAATATTAATTGGATCTcaattataccaaaaaaaaaaaaaattacatgaaactGTAAACATGTcacttccccagcccccaccccacttccactttctgctccttcccctgctccttgACACAGTCTTTCCCACCATTGGGTCCAGAAGCCCAGAACCTCCTAAGAACCTCTCATCAGGTAGAAAACCCGTGGCACAGGGGCCTCAGGTATAAAATCAGGTAAACTGAGATAAGGGGCAGGAATGATGATGTATCTTTTATACCAGCAAATAGCAAATTAACTACCTGAAGTCGATACATTGGCAAGACCATGCTTAAAACAGTGCTATTGACTGAAAATGAAGAATCATTGGTAAAACAGGGTTCTTCTCAAATCTCAgcctcaattaaaaataaattgtggagAACTGAGTGGACTTCTGAAGAGATTTCCAGGGGtttttaaataggttttttttttttaattttatcttattatagaaacatgaagagaaattttttttttaagaagtcatgTTTGGCAAGTCTCACCACACAAATATAACTGCTACTAAGTTAGAggacttatttcttttctttctttttttgtctttcgTCCCTATGTAGTGCTTTTAACACATGCacatatcattttatttctatttcacttaacataatgtctttaagtttcatccatgttgtaacatgtagAAAATTCTTGTTCCTTTTCAAAGCTagataatattccactgtatgggtAGACCACATTTCAAAATCCAAACAGTTTTGAGtggacatttgttttgtttccagcttTAGGCTATGAAGAGTGCTGTTATGAATGTCAGTCAGCTTTTTAGACACGCAAAGACAaagcaaagattttcttctgagaTAAGGATGAAtatgataaaattaaatatcagACCGCTCATAATCATCCATTCTATGATATTACTAAGTACCTACATTGTAGAAGGCACCCCACTGGGGAGACATTGGTGAATAAAAAGAGTTTTTCAATCAGCATGCGAAGTATAACAGTGCCAAGACACATGGGGACAAAGATGGGGCAATGGGTCCTCCCCGGCCCGTTGGGAGACTCCAACTGTGGGCAGCCTCTTGTAGGCATTTTTCAGAAAGTTCACACAGAGAGGGTCTGAAGGCATGCCCCATGGGCCCCACAGGGACTAACCCTTACATTCACTGttcttctctctgcttcactgCAACACACTCCTGTGGCCTAAGTCAGGCACCCGACCAACCACTTCTACAGCCCCACTGAGGAGAAGGGACCATAGTGCTGGGTAACATCATTGAATGTCCATGGAAATATGGTCAAGTAAGACTTGGTGAATAGGTGGGCATGGTGGGGTCTCTGGTAAATGTCACTCCCATGTTCCCAAGTCTGTCTCCATATTTACCAGATAAATCTGTGGTTTTCTTGGATTGTCATTTTACTGACTTCTGTCTAGTCTTCCACATGCCTGTCTAACCCATGAATGTTCACATTAGAGATGCATCAGAGTTTGAAATACATAATAAGTCAGCATTAGAGTAGAtctgaattccatttttattacaCTGAGAAACCTCAGCATTGCATTTGTcaaaaggagaaatggaaaaacagctTTAATATCATATCTCTAACCTTAATTATAGCTCTTTTAAATACATGACtgctgtaaaaaatttttttcaaaattatgacTAAAAATTATTCATCAGGAATTGTTCACAGTAATTTCAACTAAAATCCTAGAATAAAACTATTGTGTTCATGGAAGGAAACTTGAGTTTCCCAAGTTTCCCATTCAAAAACTTGGAGAGaaattatttgtgatttttatgcAAGTTCAAAACATCTTCtctataattttgtatttaattttattagtagtatattatattctaaaataataaattgtctAAACAAACCCCAGTGAAATACCCCAGTCCTTTCCCAATTTCTTGACTGTTCTAAACAattattacttttctttattttactgtgACATGATGGTAACCACTGTGACTTAATTTTACTTGCCAACTTGGCTGGGGCACAGTTCCCAGACATGTGGTCTCGCATTAGTCTGGATGTTTTTGTGAGGGTGTCTCTGGATGAGATCAACATTTAAACCGGTGAACTTTGAGGAAATTGCCCTCTGTAATGGGCAATGCATTCACCCACTCCACTGAAGGCTTGAAGAGAGTAAAAGACTTACCTTCTCTGAGCAAGAGAGAATTCGGCAGCAGACTCCCTTCAGCCTGGAACCACAGCATCAACTCCTTCTGCGTCTTCCACTCGCCAACccaccctgcagattttggaATTCCAGCTTCCATAAACTGATCAGTCAATTCCTTTAAATAAATCTCATTCTATCTATCCACACACcccctattggttctgtttctctggaagacCCTGACCAAGACAAACACCAATGACAGTAGCAAATGACCAGTGCTCAGGATGTACATGGACCCATCCTAGTCTTAACAAACGTTAACTGTGTATCTATTATTATTACCATCCCCACTTTGTGTATGTGGTTATAGGAGCTTagagaggttcagtaacttgACCAGGTTCACGCAACTATTAGGCAACACAGTCAAAATCTGAACCCAAGCTTGGTCGTAAGGCATATGTTCTTGTCCAGTACTCAGTAGACTGTCTTTCCAGAGCTGCTTAGGATAGTTTCTCAAAGCATAGGTTGAGTCCTATTAGTGGGAAATGAAATTAGTTAAGTAGGTCATGACCTCCAttgtttaaagaaatagaatgaaaaagatTGTATGgagggaatggaatggaatgggatggaaagaatagaatagaatagaatagaatagaatagaatagaataatggCAGTAAAGCAGGAGTCACCAAACTTTTCCCATAAAAAGATGTATAATACGAAATATTTTAGGCTTAGTGGGAAGACTATCTTTGGGACAAATACTCAACTCTGCTTTTATAACCCCAAAGCAGCCACAGGCAAGCCGCAAACCAGGGGTTTGTGACCTACATGTTTTCAATCACAGAGCTCATCTGGATTCCTTTTTGAGGCAATAAGCAGGGCGGGGAGGCTACTGGCCTCCAATGGTAGAGGCAAGAATGTGACTAACCATCCTGCAGTGCGAGGAACAATGCCCACCACAAAAAAATCATCCAATCCTTAAAATGACAATAAGGCTGCCATTGAAGAACCCATGTAACATGATGGCTGTATTCCAACagaactttatttatggacactgacgTTTGAATTTGACATCGTTTCCACAGTCATGAAACATtattcttctgtttctgtttctgttgatTTATACaaccacttaaaaatataaaaaccattcttagcttttAAGCAACACCCAAATGGGTAccaggctggatttggccccaGACCACAGGTGGCCAGTCCCTGAAATTGAGCAATCAAGGTGTACTGCAGGTGGTAAAACTAAGATTATTTTATGGCACTCTTCTTTCAGTTAAACACTTCATGTCTCCACTGGTTATGTTATCTCTgtgtaaaatatatgtatgtatgtatatgtgcatatgtatttttACTGTGGGGCATGTTTGAAGGACAGGATTCTTTGGggataaattattcttttctAAGTGTGAACTTGTGGTACCCCTGTGAATTGTGGTTGATTCAGTATTCAGAATGTTCTCCTTAAATTAGAAATTCTGGGTTGAAACTCCATAGAAAGCCACCTCTACATGAAGAAGTGAATTCAGGTTGGATAAACTCAGCCGGGATCCAGCTGTGAGGGTTTACATGTGGTGTTGTGCCAGGAGTTGCCAAACCTTAGACAAAGGGTCTGTGGATGGACTCCTTTGTCCTGTGGTATTGCCCCTCTGGAGTCATCAAGCAAGCCACCTGCGACTCAAGGCAGCCATGTTGTAGCACCACATTATCCCTCAGAATCACACTACTCTTCATTACCTCCATTCTCTACTAAAGTCTCATCAGAAGTTGCAGGCTGGTTTCAACTATTCTGTGGGTGGCTTAGAATTAAGTGAGTGTATTTGCAGGTGCAAGAGGAAATGGTGGGGTCTTGGAAGAGTGGCCATCCctgggaagcagaagagaaggtTTGCACAATGGGAATCAGGACCCATGGGTGGAGCAGAAGCCATGTGAGGCAGCCTTGAAGGCAGGAGAGCAACAGTAGGTGTATGCTCCTCCCCTGGGGATGCTCTGAACTGCAGGGACAAGAGACTCTGCTATCACCTACATTTCTCTAAACCAGTACAGGTGGGTATTTGAGTCCAATCATAATTAGgccttaaaggaaaaagaaggccATTTTTAGCTACTAGTTAATGAGACCAGGGTGTACTTAGACTATGAACACATACAACCACATCTCTGAATAAAAGATGCTACCACAACCCAACCCTGcattttggattatttccttagaatagaTTATCTGAACTGGGATTACTGGATTATTCTGAGGAACCCACAAAAAATCCCCCAAGAGAAGGAGCCAGTAATTCTGCATCTGGCATTAGAAGTCCTATTACAAGAACATTTGACTcacttgttaaatattttgaaatttctttcaacatttatttaaaaaaaagacttttaattcAATCattgacaaaaaaaagaaaacatttttttctaatgtccCTTTTATACTCATCATGTTGAGACACTTTCCTGCCTTCATTAAGATTTCCCCTTCTCCTAATAGTCTATTCAGAATCTTTTATTCACATACCTACAAGATCTTTCCAAAAATACTTAATAAGGAAAGTATCAAGTACGTATTTCCTACAAATattcctccctttttaaaatggacttttaggggcttctgggtggctcagttggttaagcaactgcctttggctctggtcataatccaaggattctgggatggagccccacactgggctctccctgctctgcagggaggctgtttctccctatccctctgcctgccactctctctgcttgggagctttctctctgtgaaatgaataaataaaatcttaaaaaataaaataaaatattgacttTTAATTCTTTGACCCATGGAAGTTTTACAATAATAGTcaaatctttcattttttgcACCCATTTGAAGCTCAGAAAATGCACCATTACCCCTACATATTTCTTTGGCATTAGCCTTACCTTTGCTTATCCTGCTCtgagtcatttttaaaagtaaagactgACCTCTCCCAAAATATTCCTTCTTCACACActgctcattcttttttcctgagcgaggagcctgagacagggctccatcccaggaccctgagatcatgacctgagctgaaatcaagagccaccctcttaacagactgagccacccaggcgccccaacacactTCCAATAACACTCTGGTTCCAGACTTTTGCTGTTTTCATTGAATGGTTTTTATTGGGAAACAGCAAAACATGTTTATAGTTTATGAAGTGATTCCACATCCATCCTTTAATTTAACCTTCATGATAATCTATGATAAGGTTGATATTATCATTATTTCTATGTATGTCATCATGGACTTGACTGATCCATCAAAAGGGTAATGAACAGAAGAATATCTTAGATCTGTTGTTCTACAAACTGTACAGATGCAGGAATGATGCTTGTCTTCTTCACTGTTATATGCTACAAGAAGGtccatgcctggcacatggaagaaattcaaataattcaatttaattatttgttgaatcaaTGAATGCATGACATTTTCCAATTCtaaattttctaattatattATGCTGCTTCTCTACCAAAGAATGGTCATGATAAGACCTTATCCCATTTGGGAAATTCACTGTAAAACAACATTCTAAATTTTAAGTGAGTGAGTCTATCATAAATACATCATATAGCAAGTCCTATTTGGGGCTTTTATAAAgcataagttaataaaaaaaaactttttccctGAGCCAGTAATCTGGTTAGGCTAAATTATCTCTAAAGCCCCATAGCTACAAAGCATGCCATGATTTTGTGGAAACTCTTTGATCAATTTTCGATTTTCAGAGACTGTGTGCTGTACAATAATGAACAGAAAATAACCCATAATACTTTGTACATAGAAAGTACTCAGAAGTTTAGAATatgcattcacttatttatttatttatttatttagagagaccaTGACTCCTAGTAAAAGCTTCTTAATCAACTTTGCTAAAATCATCTTAATGGatatggaagttccttaaaatcCTGAGGACATTTCTATAATGATTAATAAGCCATGATATTATAATGTCATGTAGGAATGCTGATCCATTTCCTCCATGAAACTCTCTGCTTTTTGTGTCTTCATCATAAAATCAAGCGGTAAAGCTATATCAAGAAAGATAAGGTAGAAACAGGTCATTTTGTTGGATCTCTGAGAGAAAGTGGAGACCCTGGTATGGGAGCCCAGTCTCCATACACAGCGACGGCATTCAGACCCAAAGGCTGCCCATCACTCACGTGACCCTGGAGTCATAACAATGAAATTGAGCTGTGTTTATGAACTCCCTTGTGATGATACAAAACTACTGACCTTACTAGAAACAGGTAGGTCTAGACTAAGAGTCTACCTTCAACTCTGGCATTTCTCTGTATGTTCTTGGCTGAGTAATAAGCTTTATTACCAGGGTTTTAAAGGTACCATCACGGGCACAACCAACCAAGTCCCAACCTGCAGAACGTTAGGTAAGAAACCTCTCAACATCCTCCAGAAAATTGAATTCTGAGAAAATATAGGCTTAACACCTTCTATCGCAAGCTCTCTCAGTGTTGAATGCATTAGAGATGAACATAAGTCTCTATTACTGTAAACAATCCCTATGAACCATCTACCTGCTGGAGGTGGACACAGATCCATTTCCAGTCCCTGAGATATACATAGTTCTTTGTGTCAAGGTCACCCAAAAAAACTAATGTATACAGCCAAGGATTTCATTCCACTCATGAGGTTAAGCTTAAAatcccacatcttttttttttttaaatagattcctATTGATGGGAGCTAGATGTAAGGGCAAAATCCAGagcactgcatttttttttagattttttaatttattttagagaaaaaaaatgcagtgggggaggtgcagagggagaaggagtcttTAGCAGACTCCAATCTCAGTGAAGAGCCCgaggtagggcttgatctcaccaccctgagaacCAGAGCCAAAACCGAggatcagacacttaaccgactgtgtcacacaggcacccccagagcactgcattttaaaaattccaatgtCAATGAGTCAACAGGAAAAGAAAGTATATTAGCCGAATGGCAAAAaattaataactgaaattaagtaataaaactttttaaaaattattttttgaaagatttttatttatttatttgacgagacagagagagagagcacaagcagggggagcagcagagggagagggagaagcaggctctccactgagcagggaacccaatatgggactcaatcccaggaccctgggatcatgacctgagccaaaggcagacgtttaaccaactaagccacccaggcgccccaataaagcttcttttaaaatatttgagcgGTGAGAGTCTGAGAGAAGCAAAATTAAACGGACAATAGATGTGAACTCTAATATTGGTATATCACAGATGAAAGATCATATACAAGGCTGAATGAATCCATTAATTGACTAGATAAAGGAGTAAGTGGAAAGATGAATTAGGGCTGCAAACCAACCCCCAACACTTGCAAATGGCCTGGAATCCTAGGAAGCCACACAGTTAGTCTGTCTTTTTAGATTTCTTCCCCAATTTCCTTTCTACATAAGAATTCAGGCCCTACACATCTTCCTCCTAGTAACTGTCCTGTGGATGGCATCTTTGACCTCCTTGTTTCTCAAGCTGTAAATAAGTGGGTTCAACATGGGGATCACTGCTGTGTAAAACACCGACACCACTTTATTGATGTCCAACGAGAAACTTGCACTAGGCCgaacataaataaagaaaagagtacCATATAGGATGGAGACAGCCGTCAGGTGAGAAGAACAGGTAGAAAAGGCTTTGCGCCTGCCCTCAGCAGAGTGGATCTTCATGATGGCAATGAGGATGTAAATGTAGGAGACCACGATAGTCAGACCACTGAAGACTCCCACAGCTCCAGCCACAACAAAAACTACCAACTTAGTAAGCCTGCTGTCAGCACATACGAGGGAAAGCAGGGGGGACATATCACAGAAGAAATGATTAATGACATTGGGGCCACAAAAAGGAAGACGAAATGCATTCGTTGTATGGGTCATGGTGTTCACGAACCCGATGACGTAGGGACCAACGACCAGCTGAATACACAGTCTCTGGGACATGGCAACGGAATACAATAATGggttgcagatggccacatagcggtcataggccatggaTGCCAGCAGAAAACACTCTGCTGCCACAAAGAACCCAAAAAACCATTGTTGCAAAGCACAGCCCAAGAAAGAGATGACCTTCCTCTTCACGAAGAAGTCAGTGAGCATCTTGGGGCTCAcaacagaggagaagcagatgtCCACAAAGGACAAGTGGctgaggaaaaagtacatgggcGTGTGAAGGCGGGAATCAACCTGAATCAGAATAATCATACCCAAGTTTCCGGTGAGATTGATGAGGTAGAAACTCAGGAAGAGCAGGAATAGGAAGACCTGAAACTGGGGGTTGTAACTCAAACCTGTGAAAATGAATTCAGTGACCCTCGTGTTGTTTTCAATGGCCATTGGCTGGTTCTAGTTTCCACTAGAAGAACAGAGGAGTCACAACAGATTTGGTGAACACATCTTCAAAAATGGGACACAGAAAAAGATATACCGGTAACTGGGAGAGCCTTAGGGGTGATATGACCTCATTGCATCCTGTGGCCAAGGAAACGCAAGTGAGATAGGGACCCAGGCAGAAGATCAGATCCGAAGCTGTCATATTTTAAGACTCCGCAGAAATCCATCAATGCCGAGAGGAGAAGACAAAAATCCAGGAAAAAAGAAGCAGGTTGCTAAAGGTCCCATGGCCAGCTGATCACAGAGATGGCTCCAGAGCAGATGTCCAGTAACGCTCACTTCAGTGAACTTTGCTTGCATTCACCAGGGAATCACACACAGCAGGGTGGAAGTGAGGCAAGCTGCGGAAGAAACGAGCAGCCACTCAGTTTTAGAAGGTACACCGTGCACTTTGCGATTATGACCCAAGGCTAAATGCATGGTCTTCAACTCTGGAGCCCGCCGCCTCTGACCCTGGGAAAGTCTTCACTGTGAAACAGGAATGATCATAATAACACCCACCTTGTAAATTTGGTGTGAGGATACAATGAAATAACACATGCAAAGCACTTAGCAGAGTCTCACTGAGCACCTTACTAAGTGCACAATAATTGCTAGTATTTTTGCCTTGCATGCTTCATTGAATAAGTTTGCAAGGAGAAAAATTGAAGGTCAATGCACATTCATGCTGGTGACTGGCAGAGATGGGCTTTCCACATGTTTTTGTCCAAACAGACTGTGCTCTTTCCTTTGTCACTGCAGAAATTGTGTGTTCACAATTCCACTCCTCACAAAGAGATGCAAAATCCACTCCACTATGAGTACGGAATAATGTGTGTTTGGCTGCCTACTCCTGATGTTGAGGTTACCACCAATGGCCACTAGCGGGAAGCCCGTAGGATAAGAGACTGGTGTCCTTGAGTATCCCTTTATGGAAATAGGGAAGAACTCTAGAAAAGAGCCTAAATTCTCCCACCTATATACCCTCCATCTATTCCTTGTCACTCTCTCAGGGTGCCCTTGGTTAGGTCAGCTGGTCTTTGAACATGAGTTGTTTCACATGTTCAGTGTAACTAAAActctttctcttactcttttAGAACTCTCTCATCTGCATGAGAGGAAGATGTTTAAGTGCTCTTGAACCCTACTTAtacttaacttattttttaaagatttatttacttatttatttaagaaagagagagaaagagagtagggggagaggcagagggagagagagagagagaatctcaagcagacaccccgctgagtggggaacctgatgcagggcttgatctcacgacccagagaccatgacctgagctgaaatcaagagtcagacactaaccagctgagccacccaggcgcccctatactttacttttaaaaagttttatgagCCCAGGACTATTGGAGTGCAACATCATACTTAGACTAGACACTTTTCCTCCAGTCTTCTAATCTGAAATGTACTACTTGACTTTAGCAATGTCTCCTCTGAGACCAGTAATGCAGCTTACCTTAGATTCTTTGCTTTAGGCCATTAAAGAGAAAGATCCGATGGCCTGGCAGACAGTCCATCCATCACACTCAGCTCTTGCTTAGGTCTCTTCAAGAGCCTAGGAACTCCTCCAGGGTCCGTCCAACACTACCTGTCAGTCTTCCACTCGGCAGTCGCCCAAAGCTCCCAGACAGTACCTTGTCAACCTTGGTTTCTAAAGCTACCCAGACCTTCCACGCACATTTTAATTTCTCAGGTTCTCTGCTGCATTTGGTGCTTACTCCATAAAAATCAAACCACGCAGAGTGGGGAAACACACGCAGCTCTCGTATTCAGAGCACTAGCATAATAACAACACAGCCTGTGATAATCTTTCCTTAGCGAGGAAATTACCCAGGTGGTATAGACAGAGATGCGAGTTGAATTCAGTGCaatctcttttcccttcttcttctgctaaaGCTTTGGTCCCATTTTATACTTTTGTGAGTATATTGCGATCCAGTTGCAAAACCTAGATTTATCTCTACATAAATTAcctcttcttaaatttttctcaGTCATCCAACAAACAGGAGGATCATGCCCATCCTGGCCGTCactcaaatatataatttatgttaatGCCACTTAAAACGAGTTGTGCTCTCTTGAACTTGTTGAAAATCAggtagaaagaacagaaaatgatTTAGAAGTTCTCAACTTACATTCCAATATGCTTTCTCCTCTTTAAAGATGGCATGAAGATCTAAAGTAGGAATGAGCCCCGTGTGTCAGCGTTCCTCTCTCCCCCTAACACGGCTGCCTTCTCATGCACAATAAGTCAGACTTCTCTGTACtcatttggttttactttttttactcTCTTTCCTTCCAAGAAGAAAAGGTGGAGTATTTGCTGCAAAACATACTCCGAGTCTTCATCAATTAGATAAAAGTTCCCTGAACTAGTTGCATCACCTTTTCTTCGTGGTTGCTATGGAAACTCCTCTGTCCCCAAAGTCTACCATAGCTTGGAAATGAAGCCCTCAGGGAGAGTCCAATCAAAGTTTTGCTTCATACACTAAGTAAGTCTGACatgaactgttttctttttttttttttattaatttatttattttcagaaaaacggtattcattatttttacaccacacccagtgctccatgcaatccgtgccctctataatacccaccacctggtaccctgacctcccaccccccccgccacttcaaacccctcagattgattttcagagtccatagtctctcatggttcacctccccttccaatttcccccaactcccttctcctctctaacaccccttgtcctccatgctatttgttatgctccacaaataagtgaaaccctatgataattgactctctctgcttgactgatttcactcagcataatctcttccagtcctgtccatgttgctacaaaagttggatattcatcctttctgatggaggcataatactccatattgtatatgggccacatcttccttatccattcgtccgttgaagggcatcttggttctttccatagtttggcgaccgtggccattgctgctataaacattgggatacattggcccttcttttcacgacatctgtatctttggggtaaatacccagtagtgcaatggcagggtcatagggaagttctatttttaatttcttgaggaatctccacattgttctccaaagtggctgcaccaacttgcattcccatcaacagtgtaatagggttcccctttctccacatcccctccaacacatgttgtttcctgtcttgctaatttggaccattctaactggtgtaaggtgatatctcaatgtagttttaatttgaatctccctgatggctagtgatgatgaacatttttcatgtgtctgatagccatttgtatgtctttactggagaagtgtctgtccatatcttctgcccattttttgagaagaatgaaactcgaccattctcttacaccgtacacaaagataaactcaaaatggataaaagacctcaacgtgagacaggaatccatcagaatcctagaggagaacataggcagaatctcttcgatatcagccgcagcaacttctttcaagatatgtctcca
The genomic region above belongs to Neovison vison isolate M4711 chromosome 7, ASM_NN_V1, whole genome shotgun sequence and contains:
- the LOC122914468 gene encoding olfactory receptor 1009-like encodes the protein MAIENNTRVTEFIFTGLSYNPQFQVFLFLLFLSFYLINLTGNLGMIILIQVDSRLHTPMYFFLSHLSFVDICFSSVVSPKMLTDFFVKRKVISFLGCALQQWFFGFFVAAECFLLASMAYDRYVAICNPLLYSVAMSQRLCIQLVVGPYVIGFVNTMTHTTNAFRLPFCGPNVINHFFCDMSPLLSLVCADSRLTKLVVFVVAGAVGVFSGLTIVVSYIYILIAIMKIHSAEGRRKAFSTCSSHLTAVSILYGTLFFIYVRPSASFSLDINKVVSVFYTAVIPMLNPLIYSLRNKEVKDAIHRTVTRRKMCRA